A DNA window from Arachis duranensis cultivar V14167 chromosome 3, aradu.V14167.gnm2.J7QH, whole genome shotgun sequence contains the following coding sequences:
- the LOC107479212 gene encoding uncharacterized protein LOC107479212: MPSGAKKRKAAKKKKEKETTNNLQGIDESKVQDDKGSDGGSPAYCDHDDDHQQPFKEGNEEAAEVVEANLSAALPSAEVVPTRDVMIDETVGRKDEFGFATETELKAEEERVIGDGNDVEAKSTKELDYEKGGSSSNGEAASEKNLRDDRDSSIKETVKYDELVESIDSSHAKMTSMAEDAPACVADNSVVESSICSDKAAGALSEVKSSGNGNALQEKLVVSQVGATQFGMKRKEDNRTSTFEEPKSKEFNNEVLLSPAVSIPLPKSTNETDVRDSETPECSENQPLAASAPRMVQKTSWLNCCGLFEVLSGTER; this comes from the exons ATGCCATCAGGTGCCAAGAAGAGGAAGGCTGctaagaaaaagaaggaaaaagaaaccACCAACAACCTTCAAG GGATTGATGAGTCGAAGGTTCAAGATGATAAAGGAAGTGATGGTGGCTCGCCGGCGTATTGCGACCATGACGATGACCATCAGCAGCCATTCAAAGAAGGGAATGAGGAGGCGGCAGAGGTGGTGGAGGCAAACCTGTCAGCTGCTCTACCATCCGCGGAAGTAGTTCCTACTCGTGATGTTATGATTGATGAAACTGTAGGACGAAAGGACGAATTCGGTTTTGCGACAGAGACGGAGTTGAAGGCTGAGGAGGAACGCGTGATTGGCGATGGAAATGATGTGGAAGCTAagtcaacaaaggaattagattaTGAGAAAGGCGGTAGCAGTTCAAACGGTGAAGCCGCTAGTGAAAAGAATTTGAGGGATGATAGAGATAGTTCAATAAAAGAGACAGTTAAATATGATGAGTTGGTTGAATCAATTGATTCTTCACATGCCaaaatgacatctatggctgaAGATGCACCAGCTTGCGTGGCTGATAATTCGGTTGTGGAATCTTCTATTTGTTCGGATAAGGCAGCAGGTGCTTTATCTGAGGTGAAAAGCAGTGGTAATGGAaatgcactacaagaaaaactgGTAGTCTCTCAAGTAGGAGCAACACAATTTGGTATGAAGAGAAAAGAGGACAATAGAACATCAACTTTCGAGGAACCTAAATCAAAGGAATTCAACAATGAAGTGTTATTATCACCAGCTGTTTCTATTCCTTTACCCAAGTCCACAAATGAAACAGATGTTAGAGATTCTGAGACTCCAGAATGCTCTGAAAATCAG CCTCTGGCAGCATCAGCTCCACGAATGGTCCAAAAGACATCCTGGTTGAATTGCTGTGGACTATTTGAAGTTCTGTCCGGCACAGAGAGATAA